From a region of the Oncorhynchus mykiss isolate Arlee chromosome 32, USDA_OmykA_1.1, whole genome shotgun sequence genome:
- the LOC110487872 gene encoding E3 ubiquitin-protein ligase PPP1R11, giving the protein MAEAPGTSNETITETIQVETPPPPQQEGRSLTIKLRKRKTDKKVEWSSDTVDNEHMGRRSSKCCCVYEKPKQFGESSSESEGDDEGCGSAHCILGHGKDMHGHSGGGGGNSGGSHAH; this is encoded by the exons ATGGCGGAGGCGCCAGGTACTTCTAACGAGACGATAACGGAGACCATTCAAGTAGAAACACCGCCACCGCCCCAGCAG GAGGGGCGTAGCCTGACCATCAAGCTGAGGAAGAGAAAGACTGACAAGAAGGTGGAGTGGTCCAGCGACACAGTGGACAACGAGCATATGGGAAGGAGGTCCTCCAAGT GTTGCTGCGTCTACGAGAAACCCAAACAGTTCGGAGAGTCCTCCTCTGAAAGCGAGGGAGATGACGAAGGCTGTGGAAGTGCACACTGCATTCTAGGACATGGGAAAGACATGCATGGACACAGTGGAGGGGGTGGCGGGAACTCTGGAGGATCACATGCCCATTAA